In Nostoc sp. GT001, a genomic segment contains:
- a CDS encoding TIGR00297 family protein: MSSSIDSVNPWLVAVVLNTILLGLAWIAPKKLLTPAGLFHAWFLAILIWVTLGWQGYAVVMFYFLVGSGVTRIGMAQKEAEGIAEKRSGARGPENVWGSALTGALCALGVGIINSGFLVSNPQSLIPNTSAMLSTSPQSLLLLAYVASFSTKLADTTASEVGKAYGKSTFLITTLQPVPRGTEGAVSLEGTLAGIVASVAIALLGWGVGLIDTLGVAWCVLAAFIATNLESVIGATLQSKYTWLTNEVVNIFNTLIGAIASVLLACTWITFIN, encoded by the coding sequence ATGTCATCCTCAATAGATTCTGTAAATCCCTGGTTAGTAGCAGTAGTATTAAACACAATTTTATTGGGTTTAGCTTGGATTGCTCCCAAAAAGCTACTTACCCCTGCTGGATTATTCCACGCCTGGTTTTTGGCCATCTTAATTTGGGTAACTCTAGGCTGGCAAGGATATGCAGTAGTAATGTTCTATTTTTTGGTTGGTTCTGGCGTTACCCGCATTGGGATGGCGCAGAAGGAGGCAGAAGGAATTGCCGAAAAACGTTCTGGGGCAAGAGGCCCAGAAAATGTTTGGGGTTCGGCTTTAACTGGGGCACTGTGTGCCTTGGGAGTAGGAATAATAAATTCGGGATTCCTCGTATCTAATCCCCAGTCGCTAATCCCCAATACTTCGGCAATGCTCAGTACAAGTCCCCAGTCCCTACTATTACTAGCCTATGTAGCGAGTTTCAGTACCAAGCTAGCTGACACCACTGCTAGCGAAGTCGGTAAAGCTTATGGTAAAAGCACCTTTTTGATTACCACACTCCAACCAGTGCCTCGCGGTACAGAAGGAGCGGTAAGCTTGGAGGGAACTTTAGCCGGGATTGTGGCTTCTGTAGCGATCGCACTTTTGGGTTGGGGAGTTGGTTTAATCGATACATTGGGAGTAGCTTGGTGTGTGCTGGCAGCATTTATTGCTACTAACCTAGAAAGTGTGATTGGGGCAACACTGCAATCTAAGTATACTTGGCTGACCAATGAAGTAGTCAATATTTTTAATACATTAATCGGTGCGATCGCATCTGTGCTACTTGCTTGCACATGGATAACTTTCATTAACTAG
- a CDS encoding fatty acid desaturase encodes MNVSTEPKLIHQKIYAKELRSLMPPEAFIPDPSKLIILFINLAILILGWMIAARLDSWSPYFLWLYVPLSIIMGNSVVVLLFSTHDLMHGSVIKNPRLIYIIGLLGLTMLWMPPTLWKAVHNRVHHNHTNDLGDPDRNYLYEQSSTWGKWIQDLFVPSTEVNPVWFIVGMTSAWGVHTFRNLTSVLFFNHKSVDYVPAAFTVSPKDRRAIAWELLMMIVIHLSILIYLQFDPIKLILGYFLPIAIGYAGVIFYIYTNHLLCRMTSVNDPLINSMSLRVYKIFDLLHLNFSHHTEHHIFPGMNSDYYVMVRDLLETHYSEKFNLLDAGKAWYLLLKTPRHYKDENTLTDWSGKKSVPCPTSDS; translated from the coding sequence ATGAATGTTAGTACCGAGCCAAAACTGATTCATCAGAAAATATATGCGAAAGAATTACGTTCTCTGATGCCACCTGAAGCATTTATTCCCGATCCAAGTAAGTTAATTATATTGTTCATTAATCTGGCAATTTTGATACTAGGTTGGATGATAGCGGCGCGGTTAGATTCTTGGTCGCCATATTTTTTATGGCTTTATGTACCTTTAAGCATAATTATGGGCAATAGCGTGGTTGTCTTACTATTTAGCACCCACGATTTGATGCATGGTAGCGTAATTAAAAATCCTCGATTAATCTATATCATTGGTCTTTTAGGGCTAACAATGTTATGGATGCCACCAACGTTATGGAAAGCAGTTCATAACCGAGTACATCATAATCACACTAATGATTTAGGCGACCCAGATCGTAATTACTTGTATGAACAATCTTCAACCTGGGGAAAATGGATTCAGGACTTATTTGTACCTTCAACTGAAGTCAATCCTGTATGGTTCATAGTGGGAATGACTTCTGCTTGGGGAGTACATACTTTTCGCAATCTGACATCTGTGCTGTTTTTCAATCATAAATCCGTCGATTATGTTCCTGCTGCATTTACAGTCAGTCCTAAAGATCGTCGAGCGATCGCATGGGAATTATTGATGATGATCGTGATTCATCTGAGTATCCTCATCTATCTCCAATTTGACCCCATAAAGCTCATACTTGGTTACTTTTTACCGATTGCAATTGGTTATGCTGGAGTGATTTTTTATATTTATACAAATCATTTACTTTGTCGGATGACCAGCGTTAATGACCCACTAATTAATAGTATGTCTCTCCGGGTTTACAAAATATTTGACTTGTTGCATTTAAATTTTTCTCATCACACTGAACATCATATTTTTCCAGGAATGAACTCGGACTATTATGTTATGGTTAGGGACTTGTTAGAAACTCACTATTCTGAAAAATTTAATTTATTGGATGCTGGAAAAGCTTGGTATTTGCTGCTGAAAACTCCCCGGCATTATAAAGATGAAAATACTCTTACAGATTGGTCAGGTAAAAAGTCTGTTCCTTGTCCTACAAGCGACAGTTAA
- a CDS encoding SDR family oxidoreductase, with protein MFLVTGATGGIGRRVVRLLRQREQSVRAFVRLTSRYSELEHRGAEIFIGDLLEEKYIQKASQGVRYIISAHGSDSDALSLDYRANIELIEQAKANGVEHFVFISVLGADRGYEDAPVFKAKRAVERYLAASGLNYTILRPSGLASNLLPLVERFRETGLYLLVGDRKNRTSIVSTDDLARMVVDSVTVEGARNQILPVGGPEILLREDIPRIFGRIFAKEPVIINSPLFVIDGLQGALGLFNPKIQKALGTYRTLLANEFFCTKDEIANLEAIFNFQLETLENFLRRYLAV; from the coding sequence ATGTTTCTGGTAACTGGAGCAACGGGAGGAATTGGTCGCAGAGTTGTACGACTCCTACGACAACGAGAACAGTCGGTGCGGGCATTTGTCCGCCTTACTTCGCGCTATAGCGAGTTAGAACACAGAGGTGCAGAAATTTTCATTGGTGACTTGCTAGAGGAAAAATATATCCAGAAAGCTAGTCAGGGTGTGCGGTATATTATCAGCGCCCACGGTTCTGATAGCGATGCCCTATCTTTAGATTACCGCGCCAATATTGAACTAATTGAGCAAGCAAAAGCCAATGGCGTAGAGCATTTTGTCTTCATTTCCGTACTGGGAGCCGATCGCGGTTATGAAGATGCTCCCGTTTTCAAAGCCAAACGAGCAGTAGAGCGATATTTGGCAGCTAGTGGCTTAAATTACACTATTTTGCGCCCGTCTGGATTAGCATCTAACTTGCTGCCACTAGTAGAACGATTTCGGGAAACGGGATTGTATCTGCTGGTTGGCGATCGCAAAAACCGTACCTCAATTGTCAGTACTGATGATTTAGCAAGGATGGTTGTGGATTCTGTGACAGTTGAAGGCGCTCGCAACCAGATTTTACCCGTCGGAGGGCCGGAGATTTTATTGCGAGAAGATATTCCCCGGATTTTTGGTCGGATTTTCGCCAAAGAACCAGTAATAATTAACTCACCCCTATTTGTCATTGATGGGTTACAGGGTGCATTGGGTTTATTTAATCCCAAAATCCAAAAAGCTTTGGGAACTTATCGCACATTGCTAGCAAATGAATTTTTCTGCACAAAAGATGAAATTGCCAATTTAGAGGCGATTTTTAACTTCCAATTAGAGACATTAGAAAATTTTTTGCGGCGTTATTTAGCAGTTTGA
- a CDS encoding type I secretion system permease/ATPase — translation MASRENSKTDSQVTSELKTLDNESLRLKVLASLPWNQPPLSWLTPEQQSRLENECQTRQYRLGEKIWSNDVGGYQFLIVAGKVRLREEGVGKPIAALDAGDWFGDFQKLSADFKAVAASKEVIVVCWETALWAEFSHPQIQEFWQALPVEMEGQRETFSFSSTPSVTSASDGTSSPHSLQPQKGLPAANLITSIYPFVASWNTAAACLTMVAQQLENSVQLEWVQRQLRGQRPKQVVEAAEKLGLVLRRLQVSWSELRQLSFPALLLWNSDSPQSPSWVVAYGVKGDRLIIANPLNPERTCESLPQSIVEVSWDGQLWQVELISQQEKFNLSWFTPAVWKYKGLLTEVLLASFTLQLLGLTTPLITQVVIDKVMVQGSLPTLDVMAIALLCVAIFESVLGILRLFIFTHTARRLDLSLSAQLFRHLMRLPLAYFESRRVGDTVARVQELEQIRQFLTGTALTVILDSIFAVVYLALMFYYNVPLTFVALAVLPLFATLTIVATPILRNWLNETFNRSADSQSFLVETITGIHSVKAHAAEPVARDRWEGLFARFIRTGFKASTTSNISSNIGDFLTNLSTMLILWFGAKLVIEQKLTIGQLVAFQMLSGRVTGPLLRLVQLWQNLQQVLLSVDRIGDILNVSPEAELGTGLVLPPLKGQITFEQVFFRYRPNFEAILRGISFSAEPGQFVGIVGRSGSGKSTLSKLLQRLYQIESGRILIDGFDIKSADLASLRQQVSVVLQEDFLFNGSILENITLGSPDITAEQVVEAARLAVAHDFISQLPYGYETNVGERGTALSGGQRQRIALARLFLSQAPILVLDEATSALDSETEQQVLQNLQKISANRTVFLIAHRFAPLKRANLILVLEQGVIAERGTHSQLLQQKGLYWSLYQRQQANI, via the coding sequence ATGGCTAGCAGAGAAAATTCAAAAACTGACAGTCAAGTTACAAGTGAGTTAAAAACTCTGGATAATGAATCTTTACGATTAAAAGTGCTAGCTTCTTTGCCTTGGAATCAGCCACCGCTATCCTGGCTGACTCCCGAACAACAATCCCGATTGGAAAATGAGTGCCAAACCCGCCAGTATCGTCTTGGAGAAAAAATCTGGTCAAACGATGTCGGTGGCTATCAATTTTTAATTGTGGCTGGGAAAGTCCGCTTGCGAGAAGAGGGTGTTGGCAAACCAATAGCCGCTCTAGATGCAGGGGATTGGTTTGGCGATTTCCAAAAGCTGTCTGCGGATTTTAAAGCTGTAGCTGCTAGTAAAGAAGTGATAGTAGTTTGTTGGGAAACTGCACTATGGGCAGAATTTTCTCACCCACAAATTCAGGAATTTTGGCAAGCGTTACCAGTAGAGATGGAAGGACAAAGGGAGACATTTTCCTTCTCTAGCACTCCTTCAGTAACTTCAGCCTCAGACGGGACTTCCAGCCCCCACAGCCTCCAACCCCAAAAAGGACTCCCAGCCGCCAATCTAATCACTTCAATTTATCCGTTTGTTGCCAGTTGGAATACCGCTGCTGCCTGTTTAACAATGGTGGCGCAACAACTAGAAAATTCTGTGCAACTGGAATGGGTGCAGCGTCAACTCAGAGGACAACGCCCAAAACAGGTTGTGGAAGCAGCAGAAAAGTTAGGGTTAGTGTTGCGGCGGTTACAAGTGAGTTGGAGTGAGTTGCGACAGTTGTCATTTCCAGCTTTATTGCTGTGGAATTCTGACTCACCCCAGAGTCCATCCTGGGTGGTGGCTTATGGAGTTAAAGGCGATCGCTTAATTATCGCTAACCCCCTAAATCCCGAACGGACTTGTGAAAGCTTGCCGCAGTCAATAGTTGAGGTGTCTTGGGATGGACAATTGTGGCAAGTAGAACTCATATCCCAGCAAGAAAAATTTAACCTCAGTTGGTTTACCCCAGCAGTTTGGAAGTATAAGGGATTGCTCACAGAAGTATTGTTAGCATCTTTTACCTTGCAGCTTTTGGGGTTAACAACACCGCTAATTACCCAAGTCGTCATTGATAAAGTGATGGTGCAGGGGAGTTTGCCGACTCTTGATGTAATGGCGATCGCACTTTTATGCGTAGCCATATTTGAGTCCGTACTTGGGATACTGCGCCTATTCATCTTTACCCATACAGCTCGCCGTTTGGATTTGAGTTTATCAGCGCAGCTATTTCGCCATCTGATGCGCCTGCCTTTGGCTTATTTTGAGTCGCGCCGCGTCGGAGACACAGTAGCAAGAGTCCAGGAACTCGAACAAATTCGTCAGTTTCTCACAGGTACAGCATTAACTGTGATTCTAGATAGCATCTTTGCTGTGGTGTACCTGGCATTGATGTTTTACTATAACGTCCCACTCACCTTTGTGGCTTTAGCTGTACTGCCACTATTTGCCACATTGACGATAGTTGCAACACCAATTCTGCGTAACTGGCTCAACGAAACTTTTAACCGGAGTGCTGATAGTCAATCGTTTCTAGTAGAGACAATCACCGGAATTCACTCTGTTAAAGCCCACGCAGCCGAACCAGTAGCCCGCGATCGCTGGGAAGGCTTATTTGCCCGCTTCATTCGCACTGGCTTTAAAGCTTCTACTACCTCCAATATCAGCAGCAACATTGGTGACTTTCTCACTAATTTGTCCACAATGCTGATTCTCTGGTTTGGAGCCAAGTTAGTTATTGAACAAAAGCTCACAATTGGACAGCTAGTTGCATTTCAAATGCTGTCTGGTAGAGTCACAGGCCCGCTTTTGCGCTTAGTACAGTTGTGGCAAAACCTTCAACAAGTGCTACTTTCTGTTGATCGCATTGGTGATATTCTCAACGTCTCCCCTGAAGCTGAACTGGGAACTGGCTTAGTTTTGCCACCCCTGAAAGGACAAATTACCTTCGAGCAAGTATTTTTCCGCTACCGTCCCAACTTTGAAGCAATTCTGCGTGGAATCTCTTTCAGTGCCGAACCAGGGCAGTTTGTTGGCATTGTCGGACGTAGCGGTTCTGGGAAAAGTACCCTATCTAAGCTATTGCAACGCCTCTATCAAATTGAATCAGGACGCATCCTGATTGATGGTTTTGATATAAAAAGTGCCGATTTAGCCTCACTGCGGCAACAAGTTAGTGTAGTTCTCCAAGAAGACTTTTTATTTAACGGTTCTATTTTGGAAAATATCACTCTCGGTAGCCCTGACATTACCGCAGAGCAAGTAGTAGAGGCGGCAAGATTAGCCGTAGCACACGACTTCATTAGTCAATTACCCTACGGTTACGAAACCAATGTTGGCGAACGCGGTACAGCTTTATCTGGTGGACAAAGACAACGTATTGCTCTGGCAAGGCTATTTCTTTCCCAAGCGCCGATTTTAGTTTTGGATGAAGCTACCAGTGCTTTGGATAGTGAAACTGAACAACAAGTACTGCAAAACCTGCAAAAAATTTCCGCTAACCGTACCGTGTTCCTGATTGCTCACCGCTTTGCTCCCCTCAAACGTGCCAACTTGATTTTAGTATTGGAGCAAGGCGTGATTGCCGAACGTGGTACTCACTCACAATTGTTGCAACAAAAGGGTTTGTATTGGTCACTATATCAACGGCAGCAAGCAAACATTTAA
- a CDS encoding triacylglycerol lipase, with the protein MNIENQQRNPVLLIHGIDDTEAVFHKMRAYLIQQGCSVYSLNLVPNNGDVGLDELAKQVADYVTATFAPEQRLDLIGFSMGGIVSRYYVQRLGGINRVQRFITISSPHYGTVVAYGSRRPGCLQMRPDSIFLKDLNSDAVMLGQIDFTSIWTPYDLMIVPANSSQMSVGSQVIVPVTLHPWMLTDPRSLAVVTAALAKPIQLPFLKKVSSQ; encoded by the coding sequence ATGAACATTGAAAATCAACAACGCAATCCCGTTTTGTTAATACACGGCATTGACGACACAGAGGCAGTTTTTCATAAAATGAGGGCATACCTCATACAACAGGGTTGCTCTGTATATAGCCTGAATCTAGTTCCTAATAATGGTGATGTGGGTCTTGATGAATTGGCAAAACAAGTAGCCGATTATGTTACAGCGACCTTTGCACCAGAACAACGCCTAGATTTAATCGGCTTTAGCATGGGAGGAATTGTCAGCCGTTACTATGTTCAGCGATTAGGAGGAATTAACCGCGTGCAGCGGTTTATTACCATCTCTTCGCCCCATTATGGAACTGTAGTTGCTTATGGTTCCCGCCGTCCTGGTTGCCTACAAATGCGCCCCGACAGCATTTTTCTCAAGGATTTAAATTCGGATGCTGTAATGTTGGGGCAGATAGATTTTACGTCTATCTGGACACCTTATGATTTAATGATTGTCCCAGCAAATAGTTCACAAATGTCCGTAGGAAGCCAGGTAATAGTACCAGTTACTCTACACCCTTGGATGCTGACAGACCCCAGGAGTTTAGCGGTAGTCACAGCAGCTTTAGCAAAGCCTATTCAGTTACCCTTCCTTAAGAAAGTATCCAGTCAGTAG
- a CDS encoding VOC family protein, translating to MSQTLFHLAFPVTDIAQTKAYYVDGLGCIPGRENHHALILNLYGHQLVAHVTKEHLTPQQTIYPRHFGLIFTQERDWQDLLERAQQQQQLLFREETKNRFVGSPLEHRTFFLEDPFYNLMEFKYYRHPEAIFGSYEHTQIGDRT from the coding sequence ATGAGCCAAACTTTATTCCATCTAGCTTTCCCTGTAACTGACATTGCCCAAACAAAAGCATATTATGTAGATGGTTTGGGCTGCATTCCTGGTCGTGAAAACCACCATGCCCTGATTCTCAATCTCTACGGTCATCAATTAGTGGCTCATGTCACAAAAGAACATTTGACACCGCAACAAACTATCTATCCCAGACACTTTGGGCTAATTTTTACCCAAGAACGTGACTGGCAAGACTTACTAGAAAGGGCACAACAACAACAACAGCTACTTTTTCGTGAAGAAACTAAAAATCGTTTTGTCGGTTCTCCTCTTGAGCATCGCACTTTCTTTTTAGAAGATCCCTTTTATAATCTCATGGAGTTCAAGTATTATCGTCACCCAGAGGCGATTTTTGGGAGTTACGAACATACGCAAATTGGGGATAGGACTTAA
- a CDS encoding peptidylprolyl isomerase: protein MESLSFLTINDQIISIEQAVKYLQASGKLGQFIGDILRQYVIEEEIRTRDDIEIGTAITEQSIIDFRLKNQLTDPQSFQEWLKTNNTDYATFHTSVAFGYKLEKLKAVVTQTKLPEYFIERKIFLDRVVLSRIVVDNRELADELQTQIEEGGSFEQLAKEYSLSDDRIVNGMMGIVSRGSMPDILRAAIDVANPGQLIGPIEIVGKDSPQGEGPYGLFRVEQFLPASLEDTQLQQALQNELFEKWLAEKIQKLTVKLQVS, encoded by the coding sequence ATGGAATCTTTATCATTTTTGACAATTAATGACCAAATAATTTCTATAGAGCAAGCAGTAAAGTATCTGCAAGCCTCTGGAAAATTAGGACAGTTCATTGGGGATATTCTCCGGCAGTACGTAATTGAGGAAGAAATTAGAACACGAGATGATATTGAAATTGGCACCGCAATAACTGAACAGTCAATTATTGACTTTAGGCTGAAAAATCAACTCACTGACCCCCAAAGTTTTCAAGAATGGTTAAAGACAAATAACACAGATTACGCTACTTTTCACACATCGGTTGCTTTTGGTTACAAGTTAGAAAAGCTGAAAGCTGTAGTGACACAAACAAAACTCCCAGAATATTTTATTGAACGCAAGATTTTTTTGGATCGGGTAGTGCTTTCCCGGATTGTTGTTGATAATCGTGAATTGGCAGACGAACTCCAAACCCAAATAGAAGAAGGAGGTAGTTTTGAGCAACTAGCTAAAGAGTATTCCCTTTCAGATGACCGAATTGTGAATGGCATGATGGGAATTGTCAGCCGAGGTAGTATGCCAGATATATTACGGGCAGCTATTGATGTGGCCAATCCTGGACAATTGATAGGACCAATAGAAATCGTTGGCAAAGACTCTCCCCAAGGAGAAGGGCCTTATGGTTTGTTTCGAGTAGAACAATTTCTACCAGCGTCTTTAGAAGATACTCAACTACAGCAAGCACTACAAAATGAGTTGTTTGAAAAATGGCTAGCAGAGAAAATTCAAAAACTGACAGTCAAGTTACAAGTGAGTTAA
- a CDS encoding S8 family peptidase has translation MHIDDVNNNILSKKQLNATSISSLDSFNTKDNYSLNFSNRSSYNFDDADVQLLNNDESKNSNNATNNTFSTQNYNSTNGYGLINGAAAVARAIGQNTFADVPDIGGNNWGADMVKTPEVWAQGYTGKGVVVAVVDTGVDYNHEDLTNNIWTNTKEIAGNGIDDDGNGYVDDNYGWNFADNSNNSLDDNGHGTHVSGTIAGENNNYGVTGIAYDAKIMAIKALDSSGSGSYSSISKGIRYAVDNGANVINLSLGGASSNRTLESAINYASSKGVIVVMAAGNDGDSSPDYPARYASKSGIAVGAVDKNNNLADFSNRSGTNPIAYVTAPGVKVYSSVPNNQYATYSGTSMATPHVAGVVALMLSANPNLTDAQVRQIVTETAGNSTQTTSSSFNISNVSSLASQVIAETAGNNTQITSSSFKIANVNALASRVIAETAVNNTQITSSSFNNSNFGSLIGQAITETTRYLTPEKIASFNNSNFGSLIGQAITETTRYLTPEKIASFNNSNFGFLIGQGITESTRYLTSETIASWNDSDFSPVIGQAITETTKYLISAEGNSISTNPELWSQFQNYEKILGNINVNSNQDENNPDFVKLLEGMQKQIDQYRKFLGMA, from the coding sequence ATGCACATTGATGATGTTAATAACAATATATTGTCAAAAAAACAGCTAAATGCCACTTCAATATCCTCATTAGATAGCTTTAATACAAAAGATAACTATAGCCTCAACTTCAGCAACCGTAGTAGCTATAACTTCGATGATGCTGATGTGCAGTTGCTAAATAACGATGAATCTAAAAATAGCAATAACGCTACTAATAATACTTTTAGCACTCAAAATTATAACTCCACTAATGGTTATGGCTTAATTAATGGAGCAGCAGCAGTGGCTAGAGCTATTGGTCAAAATACCTTTGCTGATGTTCCCGATATTGGTGGCAATAATTGGGGAGCAGACATGGTTAAAACACCGGAAGTTTGGGCACAGGGATATACAGGTAAAGGCGTTGTTGTCGCTGTTGTGGATACTGGAGTTGACTATAACCACGAAGATTTAACAAATAATATTTGGACGAATACCAAGGAAATTGCGGGTAACGGTATAGATGATGATGGTAATGGCTATGTTGATGATAATTACGGCTGGAACTTTGCTGATAATAGCAACAACAGCCTAGACGACAACGGTCATGGTACTCATGTTTCCGGCACGATCGCAGGGGAAAATAATAACTACGGTGTCACTGGTATTGCCTACGATGCCAAAATTATGGCTATCAAAGCTTTAGATAGCTCTGGCTCTGGTTCCTATAGTTCCATATCTAAAGGTATTCGCTACGCTGTAGATAATGGAGCTAATGTAATTAACCTCAGTTTAGGAGGCGCATCTTCTAATCGCACTCTAGAGTCAGCCATTAACTATGCCAGCAGTAAAGGAGTAATTGTCGTCATGGCAGCAGGTAATGATGGTGACTCATCACCAGACTATCCCGCCCGCTATGCATCGAAGTCAGGAATTGCCGTTGGGGCAGTAGATAAGAATAATAATTTGGCCGACTTCTCTAACCGCTCTGGAACGAATCCAATCGCTTACGTCACAGCTCCAGGAGTCAAGGTTTATTCATCAGTTCCAAATAATCAGTATGCAACTTATAGTGGCACTTCTATGGCTACTCCCCACGTTGCTGGTGTAGTTGCTTTGATGCTTAGTGCTAACCCTAACCTGACTGATGCCCAAGTACGTCAGATTGTCACAGAAACCGCCGGAAATAGTACACAAACTACAAGCTCTAGTTTTAACATTTCTAATGTCAGTTCTCTAGCGAGTCAAGTTATTGCAGAAACCGCAGGAAATAACACACAAATTACAAGCTCTAGTTTTAAAATTGCTAATGTCAATGCACTAGCGAGTCGGGTAATTGCAGAAACCGCAGTGAATAACACACAAATTACAAGCTCTAGTTTTAATAATTCCAATTTTGGTTCTCTAATCGGTCAGGCAATTACAGAAACTACAAGATATCTAACCCCAGAAAAGATTGCTAGTTTTAATAATTCCAATTTTGGTTCTCTAATCGGTCAGGCAATTACAGAAACTACAAGATATCTAACCCCAGAAAAGATTGCTAGTTTTAATAATTCCAATTTTGGCTTTCTAATCGGTCAGGGAATTACAGAATCCACAAGATATCTAACATCAGAAACAATCGCTAGTTGGAATGATTCTGATTTTAGCCCTGTGATTGGTCAGGCAATTACAGAAACCACAAAATATCTGATATCAGCCGAAGGTAATAGCATATCAACAAATCCAGAATTATGGTCGCAATTTCAAAACTATGAAAAGATTCTGGGCAACATCAATGTGAATAGCAATCAGGATGAGAATAATCCAGATTTTGTCAAACTACTAGAGGGAATGCAAAAACAAATAGATCAGTATAGAAAATTTTTGGGTATGGCTTGA